TTAAGTCACATGTCAAACCAGTTTAAGAGGTTACAGCATGGTCACAAGAATTGTACTGTGTACCTTTATTTTCTAGTTTTGACCTCGGTGTATGTTATACTTCGTctgtgtagggataacgcatgtgttttcctgttataacatctgttgaatcccgagggattggttggtgcccgagcccggcaGGGCGATGTTACCAAcgtttcccgagggattctgaagaagTAACACTgaatgaacatgcgttaacgcttTTTTAGCATAAAACgcatacaaaataaaaaacgaataaattatccctcaacgtcattaaatttcacGAAACGCGCGGTATTGCCTTCGctgtttttttcacgttgacgtcattacttttttaaatatccGTTTCTGGGCCGTAACGCGTTTACGTTTTGCCACGGAACGCGAATATAGAAAAAGGtattttaacagcacgtgagtgcGAGAATaactctgttaacacacgttttatttcctgttaaaacacccccgaaaagtgacaagaacagccaTTTTGTGCTGGAATGTATTTTTGAGTATATGTTTTCCGTATACCTTTTCTTACATACACTGCTATGGGGTTGCGATCTGAAGGGAACATTAATTATTTCACTGTCTGTCATTTAATTCAGTCTTAGTTTAATCCTAATTTgtatattattcaaatgttttaaaaagaacaaTGTTTATTGTAATTCCTAATTTAAgatgagttaaaaaaaaaaagtaataaatatttttacttcgGATAAAAACCTGTTCTATACCAGTTAAAATGTAATGCAATATGATAACACGTTCGAAAGTTTTGCTTTGTAACATCTGTGTTAAGCGTGCAGCATATGTTTCATAATGATCTTAAAAAGGAGTCACATTATTTCGTACATGATTTATTTCAACAATTAAATGTTTCAACAATAACATAAAAAACTAGAGTTTgggaaaagcacatgtctcccacaactgcctaatcatctaaatagtaagtcagtctttatatactgtttacttaatccacatgtgcatgtgctttcttgacaccaaaaggacgcctatactactagtagtataggcgccgatttaggggtaaaactgcgcaagaaatctgagtgcttttggtaaatcaagggccataattccgaagtgcctaggccgatttagctagttatcgaacttggccgagcacttattggcagacacattttgttgaagtttggtgaagatcggatgagaaatgttcgatttagagtgtggacaagctttgtgacagacagacagacacacagactggagtaaatcagtatgtctcccacaccactgtgtggtgggagacataataaacttGCCTCCTGCATCCAAAACAAGGTATCGTTTTCCGACTGCAAACGTAGACAACGTAGTTTTATCATTGCTGAGTTTTACGACCGGTAGATGGCGACAGTATAAACTAGCTGCTTCCGGTTCCAAAGCTATAGTCAACTTATGCTTTAATATACCAGccttaaataaaaatacattgataGAACTTTAAAGCTTAATTGACAAATTAAATTACACgaacacataattatgttaaacgtATGCAGTTAGGCACTATCTGTGACGGGAAACACCAATCATATATGATATGTTTGGTATTTTCCGTGGAAATGTCCATTTATAGCACTTTTAGTATAACGGATTTAGACTCTCCTGTGGGCGACTATTACGAGACGACAGGCGCTCCTGATTAGATGCCCATGGAACGCTATGTATTGACTTTGTTTCAATAACGTGCAGGTCTGTTTAAAAATTTCAGTACAGAGCCAAATTTCTCATATTTTTAGCATATACCGGCGCCGGCGAAATGATGATCATTTGAGAAAGAAACAAGTTTTTACTCGCCGGTTTCCTTTCGATTTTACGTCCACCACTTCTTGTAAtatttccttttacaataaaCGTGTGTTTAAAGACCAGAACTGCATCAGTCACAAGCAAAACTTGATATATTATGCTTGCTCCTATTTAGATATAAGAATTGATAATTCATGTCAAATACGGTTTAGAATAATTCAGCCCTGTAAGTCATCTAATGAAATCTGCAAAAGGAATGTGTGGAGTGATGATAACTTAGCAGGTGTGTTTTTGTGCTTGTGACTGCGGCTGTTTGCCTGAAAAGCATGCGTGCGCAGTGGAATGGTCCGGCGTTTTCAATAAATGTGACGTCCCATATCAGTATGCACAGTAACACATACAATCACAGCATGAGCATTCAGCTATAATAATCAGAAATTAGGCCCTGCTTGTCCAATGGGAAACCCCGATCATGTAGGATGCTTTGGTATTTTCCGCGGAAATGCTCATTGTAGAGCTTGCTGCGTAAAAGGAGTCCTTTCCGCCATTTTCTTTATATGTGTCAACAATAAATTTTGCACCCGGTTTCCAAAAACAATGGCATCTGTATTCCATTTCCTTTCaaaaatgtatgtgtaaaatACTTTTATCAATTTACCAATCAAATGAAAGACAGTCTCAGATAAATGTAATCAATCTTATTGGTCAATCGAATGATACCTGCGCTCCTCTGCGAAGTACAGTGTCTGTGCCGTTAGTGACGTCACGAACAAAAATGAGCCCCCAAATTGTAGTGGCGGTGTATGACCTGAGTATCTATGACacattctgtcatgttattatttcattatgaaaatgctacctacgtGTCAAGCATAGATTTGCCATGTGATTTCAGCAACCTCAACAGCAACAAACGTTGCTTAAGTAGAAAATATTCATCAGTCAAACAGTATATAGGTTTTACTTATACATTAACTATATAGACAGAAGACCCTTTGGTCCCCATATTATGACCTGTGCAAACAGCCTACATCATAAACAAACAGTTACTTTTGGTTAATGTCTAAAAGAGGAAAAATTTATTCCTGCActtgtgtatttttgttaaacTGAAAACTTAATTgttatgatttttaatattttcttcataacaaTGTCACTAAAAAAGAAATCAATGGTTGATTATTTGCTTACCTCTTGTGCAGCTTCCCTCATGAATTGTTTCGCGGCATCATTCCAGATAGCTGGTACAGTAATGACCCAATGTATTTCGTCTTCCTTGGTGCCACAACCAAAAGTTTTATCTTGTACAGTCTTCATAACATCATCCTTCATGTACTTTATGGACAGCGAGAACACTGTTTTAGCTGGCAGACTTTTCTTTCCACTTATATCTTCCAACATCATGCCTCTCCCAAGTCTCTAAATTTAAGTATCataaattcatgtttaatttgactGTTTGGACTCATCTGGTACCGGAAAATGGAATCTATTGAATGTTTCCAAATGACAGAGTTCACCTTTAACTGGTGCTTGCGGCGTGAGGGATGTTGtagattttattacttttcacGAACAGACTCCAGCAAATCAAATCTGCTATTAGGTTGCCTTGGGTGGTGTTCTATGCTTCAAAACTTaatgatcttcttacagattttatcaacgaCATTTATTCTCTCCCCTCACCCCCACCCCACTTAAgagcactgacctccagatcgtacagcaaaaaatgttttttaaatatcaGGTAATTGTTGCTATATGTTTAATAAGGATTTGAAACTTTAACTAGACATATTACATGTTATAGAAAgacataagaattttttttttttaaattttccattcaaaatttctAACAGGGCGCCGGTGGTAAACTGCCTTTATTataaagctttttcaaaaaaaaatatttaacgaCCGTTAACAACGTACTTGGAGTATCGGTCAAGAACGCAGGAaaatttttattgccgcggcggcccgggttaGATTCCGGACTCGtgcatgtttttatttcttgattcagcatttttaaggtagtttagaaacaaaagcccAAGTTCTTATTTTcacaatatgaccaaacttcaattttaaagacagATCATTTCTATTGAAAATCTGGAGATCAGTGCCTTTAAGGGTGAAAATATGATGTGTTTATTTAACTGACAACAGTCAAAAgttcaaagaaaataaacattcatCTACATGTATGTACCTGGTTTTCGTACAGCTTCATTTTAAACCGTTCGAAGAAATACCAGTCCTCGTGTTCCTGGTTTGCCGCTAGATCAGCGTATTTATTTTCCGCTTCAAATCCGAAACTATTAAGTGTCCGACCATCAGGTTCTATCAAAATGCTCGTTGGCCCTAAAAGGAAATTAGATGAAAAAGTGCAGatatataaatagttttattaggtatttaattacatttaaataaataaatctaaggTGAAAAGATAACGGACATTGTAAACATCGAAATCTTGTTGAGTACGTTCTGATCTCGTTTGAGACATGTAGTGTCTAGCTTATTTAGATCaaagttcttttaaaaaatggccAAGCTTCACACGCAGTGGTCGGCATGAGGACCACATTAGAAACTGAAATATAAACGACACCGCTGCAAATGCAGGGTCCAGCTTACTTGCGGGCCATATTAGAAACTTAATAACGAATGGAACATCTTAATATTTAGTATCCAGCTTACATGCGGACCGCATAAGAAACTTAATTACGAATTGACTAGATTAACGTGCGGTATCCGGCTTACTTGTGGACCGCGTTACAAACTTGATTACGAATGGACCAGATCGATATCCAGTGTCTGGCTTACGTGCGGACCGCGTTAGAAATTTATTACGAATGGACCGGCTTGACTTGAAGTTTCCAGCCTACGTGCGCACCGCGTTTCAAACTTTATTACGAATAGACCAGCTTCACAAGCAGTGTCTGGCTAAGTTGCGGATCGCATCACAAACATGATTACAAAGAAACCAGCTTGATATGTAGCCAAGCCTACCTGTGGACCGCGTTACAAATTCAATTACAAATGGACCAGCTTAACATAAAATGTATGGCTTACTGGCAACAGCGTCAGACACTGAAATATAAATGTTCATGTTATGAAAAGTATCCTATTTTCTTGCAGATCGCGTTAGAAATATAGCTACAAACGCACCAGCTTAACATACAGAATCCGGCATACCTGCGAACCGCGTTAGAAACTGAAATATAAATGACCTTGCATACATATGCAATGTCTGGTTTGCTCGCGGATTGCGATAGAAACTTAATTACATTGTACCAGCTTAACATGCAATTCCAGTCTTACTTACGGACCGCGTTAGACATAAACTCATACATAAACGTGCCTGTTGTATATCCATTGTTGTTTGTTAGGGAATGTTGTCCATTTTCGACTGCAATGAACTTATCCAGATACTAGTAACTGCACCAGGATATAAATGTCTGTACAAAAGGgagataaaagttaaaataacaaCGAGAAGAATTTTGAATGGATAACCTTTTTGGGACAGCTGACTACCAATCCAGTTCTTCGTATACACCTTTGTAGGTTCACTTTCAAACTCATGTCTGAACGAAAATCCCCAACCAGAATATGTAGTCCCAAAATCAATCGCCGCAACCAGTAATGCGAAAGACGCTGCCTGTAAGTATAAAAGTTTCATATCTTGCTATATCTATGGTATATCAATTAAATTTAAGCCATATTAAAGCGTAAAAAGGTAAATTTGTCCGTCATTTCAGGTGTCTTAATTTAATCAATTTCACGTTAATGGCGGTATAGTGAAAACAATGCTGAGCATATTTGTGAAGCCTGCTGGTTTAATGAAATGACGTACTGTTTGAACCTCCTTTCTGTAAAAAAAGGTTTTCCTCAATTTTCTTCGATACTTgatgaaaatattgatattgtatataataataaaaatctaaAAGGGTGATAATAggaacttttttgtttttgaactaATCAACAAACATGACGTTTACGAAAATGATTCcacttatttgttattttttatagatTTGACGTTATACTATAGCTATATATAAGAATTATATTAGATGACGAAGTTATCTTACAGGCGAATATAAGACAAAAATTGAAAGGCAAGCTTTAAAGAGCCTtcagtttcttatttttatttgtcagCACGAGCCTACGGACCTAATATTGACAGCTAATGTGCACTTCAGGTGTTAAATACGTCTTTTCAGCCATTTTTAAATCTTAAATCATGGCGGAGGGAATAAACAGAAATTACGTCTGGAcatttaaagtcaaatattttagcatggcttgatttgatttctagttaaaaaagaaaaaggtcaagctatgtatattctgcgataaggTACGGTTGACACGCTGACCGCAAGAGGAGCATTATGATGCCAAATGGTGTCCGGTTCATTACTACTcggataaatgaagtccagcataattttatcaaaaaatttcaaTGAGCATTTCAGAATTAATACAGAAAAGGCTTTCTTGTGGTTTGACGTCTAACttaccacggttcatcattcAGATATTTAGAACCACTGAGGCTAACACCGTGGTATTATTCCTGCGCATATGAACTCTGAACCGTGCTTATAATCAAAGCCGTCGAGTGGTTTGTATGATAAACAATGGCGAATTCCGGTTTAGTTTCATCATCTGTAgtgtaacttttaaaaatatctttaagcgagaaatatactttaaaaacaGAGTGCTGCTataaaggtatttgatttttattaaaccgacgtaaaatttcataataaaatct
Above is a genomic segment from Mercenaria mercenaria strain notata unplaced genomic scaffold, MADL_Memer_1 contig_4326, whole genome shotgun sequence containing:
- the LOC128553789 gene encoding heat shock 70 kDa protein 12B-like; this encodes AASFALLVAAIDFGTTYSGWGFSFRHEFESEPTKVYTKNWIGSQLSQKGPTSILIEPDGRTLNSFGFEAENKYADLAANQEHEDWYFFERFKMKLYENQRLGRGMMLEDISGKKSLPAKTVFSLSIKYMKDDVMKTVQDKTFGCGTKEDEIHWVITVPAIWNDAAKQFMREAAQEAGILKHKLTIALEPEAASLYCRHLPVVKLSNDKTTLSTFAVGKRYLVLDAGGGTVDITVHEVLSGGKLKELFKASGGNWGGTRVDQAFIDFLSDVTGPDVMSKFKENHIEDYIDLLRHFEVKKRVIHPSSDSKVTINLPQTLADLVKEVKEETLQDIFDKTVFSNQVRVQCVCMFFFVPKLCVCVRV